CCGGGCAGGTCTAGTTCCACTGAGGGCAGTGTGAGAGAGGGGACACCCACACGAGCCTCGCTGCCCATCTCTGGCTTCAGAGAGGGAAGTGTCACCAGCTTCCCCAAGACCTCAGCACCAGCCTCACCTGGCTTGCCTCGAGATGGGGACTCTGCCCTCCCTAGCTTCGGCATGGTCATCTTGGACATCTTGAAGCCAAATTCTACcccctctgcttcctctgccctGGCAGCTTTTAGCTGCACCTCTGGAGCCTTGGGCAGCTTCACCTCAGGTGCCTTCGGCAGATGCACATCTGGGACCTTTGGCGCCTGCACTTCTGGCAGCCGCATCTCCGACACCTTTGGCAGCTGCACTTCCGGGAGGTGCACGTCCGGCACGACCATCTCAGGCAACTTGGGGAGTTTTATCTCCGAGACTTTTGGCAGCTCTACCTCTGGGAGTCGCACCTCTGGCACAGCCATCTCGGGCACCTTCGGGAGCTTCATCTCAGGGAGTTTCACGTCGGGGACTTTCATCTCTGAGACTTTTGGCAGCTGCACTTCTGGGAGGTGCACGTCTGGCACGACCATCTCGGGCAACTTGGGGAGTTTCATCTCCGAGACTTTTGGCAGCTGTACCTCCGGGAGTCGCACCTCTGGCACAGCCATCTCAGGCACCTTTGGGAGTTTCATTTCGGGGCATTTCATCTCGGGTACCTTTGGCAGCTTCAGCTCTGGGACTTTCGGGAGCTGCACTTCTGGGAGCTGCACTTCTGGCACGGCCATCTCGGGCACCTTCGGGAGTTTCACCTCAGGGACCTTCGGCAGCTGCACCTCTGGAAGCCTCACCTCTGGCACAGCCATCTCCGGCACCTTTGGGAGTTTCATCTCTGACACTTTGGGGAGCTCCACCTCTGGAAGTCGCACATCTGGAAGGGCTGCCTCGGGCATTTTGGGGACCTTGACGTCTGGGGCCTTGGGGAGCTTCACCTCAGGCCCCTTGGGCACCTTGACCTCAGGCGGCGAGACCCCGATGCCAAAGGAGGGCATCTTGATGGTGGGCAGCTTCAGCTTGCTCTCAACGGCTTCAGGGACAGCGGGCCGGGGCTCCAGGAGAGAAAGCCCAAAGCTGGGCATTCGAAGTTTGGGCCCCTTCACCCTGGCCTCAGGGCTGCCCTTGGCCACCTTGGCCTCAGCAACTTCCTTTGCTCGAGCCCCAAAGCGGGGGAAACTGAGGCGGGGCATCTTCAGGGCCACCTCAGGCGCCTCTGCTCGGGCCTCCACCTCTGCACCAGGCAAGGCCAGGTCCACCTCCACTGTAGGTGCTGCCACGTCCAGGGTGGGCACCGTCACTGCCGCAGCCCTTTCCCGGGTCTCCAGGCAGGGAAGTGTGGGCAGAGTGGGTAGCGAGGGCAAGGTGGGCAGCTCCACTTGGGGGACCTGGATCCCTCCAGCCGCAGGCTCCACAGCAGGTGCAGCTGGGGCTCCCAGCCCAAGGGTTGGCAAGTGGAGGGCAAAGCCGCTGACTACCTCTGCCGCAGGGGCCACCTCCCCCGGCCCCTTGGGGGCTGCGACCTGGGGGACACCCACCTCAGCACCTGGCAGCCGAGGCCCAACCAGCTCCACCTGGGGAGCTGTGAATCGGGCTCCTGCAGCCACCTCGGCCTCTGCTTTGGCCTTCCTGGGGGGAGGAGCGGCAGCGGCCAGTCGGGCTACCTGGGCCTCTTCGGCCACTTCTCGGACACGTAGCCGAGGCAGCTGGAGGCGCCGGCGGGTGGGGGCAGCTGGGACAGGACCTTTGACAGCCTCGGCTTTGAGGCCTCGACGCAGACGGGAGAACTTGGGAAAGGAGAATTCCACGTCAACAGGGGCCAGGTCTGCAGGGACCCCCAGGGCCCCGGGCACcaccatcttcttcttcttcacagGGGACAGACTCTGGATgttctggggagagaggagagaggcaggaggcggTGGGACAGTGGGAGGCCTGGGGTGGACAGGGGGAGCCCCATGTGGTTATTTTACCAGGCTGGGGATGTGCTGGATTGAGCATCTTGTCCCCAAAACACCATCCCCACTTCCTGCCTGTCATTTCACTCTTACTGCCCCGGAAGGCAAAGACTTTCATTTAGAATCTTACAGTGAATCAACAGGAGTGTAGAAACTGTGACCCAAGACTTCTGGCTCCTCATCCAGGATTTTCCCCCAAACCCTCACtctagagatggggaaactgaggcccaaggagggAAAGAAACTTGTCAAGGGTCACTCAGCAGTAAATGAGCTGCCCTCAGGCTTGAACCTGGCCTCTCTGGTCCAGAGCGCCCTGGTTCAGGACCCCTGACGAGGTGGGTGAGGGTCCTGGTTTGGGATGGGTGGGTCCCCCTCCCCAGGGAGGAGTTTAGGGGCAGAGAACAGGAGGCAGTGGATGGGATTAGCGCTGGGTTAGTGACGAGACAGAGGGCAAGGCTGGCCCACCAGTGTGGGGCAGTGGGGCTCACGGCGCAGAGACAGGATCGCTGGGGCAGTCCAGGGCAGTAACCGGGCTAAGCACGCATACCAGCTTGGCCACCTTGGCCCGCGGGCCCTTGATCTCGTAGCCGGCCACGGTCCCAGGCCGCAGCGCCAGGTCCCCGGTGGGCACAGTGCGCTTCAGGCAGAAGGAGACCTTGTAAGGCTCGGCGCATTGCAGCAGGCGTAGTGCGTCCTCGTACTTGAAGTTCTCGAAGAACACTCGGGCGCTCAGCAGCTGGTCCCCTGCAGGCCAGGTGGAGGTGGGCGGGGCGTGGGCATCTCTCGGCTCCGCCCAGGCCTGGTTCCGCCCActcctctggagcctgtgcagcgAGGCACCTCCCAAATTTTTGGCCCCGCCTATACCCAAGCACAAGATTGAGACGCAAAGTTCCTCCTGGTTTGAGGTTCTGACACTTAAGGACAAAGCCACGGCCTCAGCCTTAGCACCGTCTCCCTCACTGAGCAAATCCAAGCCCATTCAGGTCACACCCCTCCCCTttctactcccctcccccatccgcACACTTCAGACACTAACTTTGCTTCTTCTACTGAGAGAACAGAATCAGAAGAGAACTTCCAGAAGCTCCCGCCCCATTATTCACCCCCCTGATCCTGTGGCGATTTTCTCTACTCTCCACCTGTTCTAGGTAGGGATAAACCATCCCCACTCCTAGCTCTGGTCAATCCCTCCACCACCTTTTCAGGGACACACTCCAGcaattctcccctctctccccacattATCAATTTGTCCTTCTCGTCTACATTATTCCCATCAGCATACAACATACCATTCTTTCTCCCATAAGAAAGGTTGTCTTGACCTCACTCCTTCTGGAGCTCCTGCCCCATTTATCTGTTCACCTTGATGGCAAAATTCATTGAGTTGTCTAGCTGCATTATTTCTAGTTCTCCAGTTACACTTTTTACATCCCCCCTCCCAGAGCCTTGAACTGCTCCTCTCAAGGTCCCATGCAGTGACCTCTGTGTAGTTAAGTCCAACGGTCAAGTCCCAGACTTCATCTGCTTGAACTCCTGCTTGAGACCCAGCTTCACTCTCCTCTCCTTCATCTACTTGCTTGGCTTCCAGGGTGCCACACCCTCTGGAACCTCCCTCGAGGTTCCTTCTCAGCCTCCTGGGATGGTTCCTCCCCATCTCCCAGACCTCTTAAAGACACACAGTCCCAGAGCTCAGGCCTTGGACCTCTCCTCTGCGCCATCTACGTGCTACACTCATCCCTTTGGGAAGCTCATCCAGATTCAGGAGTTTAAAGATCATAAATATGCTGACTCCCAAGTGTATCTCTCCAGCCCAGCACTCCCCCCTCCATCCTAGACTCAAATATCCAACTATCCCTCCACATCTCCACCTTGGGGTCCACCTCTCATCTGACAGATCCAAACTATATTCCTGGTTTTCCTGCAAACAAGCTCCAGCCCCAGTGTTCCCCATTTGTGGGACTACCAACTCCATTCTCAGGTCGAGAATCCCTGGACACATCCTTGATCCCTCTCTTTCCAACCCACCCCATATCCAGTCCTGAGGGCTCTTCACCTTGACGGCAAAATTCATTGAGTTGTCTAGCTGCATTATTTCCACCTCTCCGATTACACTTTTGACACCCGCTTCCCAGAGCCTCGAACTGCTCCTCTCAAGATGCCATGCAGTGACCTCTGTGCAGTTAAGTCCAATGGTCAAGTCCCAGACTTCATTTGCTTGAACCCCTGCTTGAGACCCAAATGATATCCAGAATCCAAACCCTTCTCTTCATCTCCAATAACACTCTTTTGGCCCCAAGCATCACCAATCTCTTACCTGGATAATCACAGTAGCCTCTTTTCCTGCTCCCCATCCTGCCCCCCATCACCACCAGTCTACCGCTAACACAGCATTTCAACACAGTCAATTCATGTTCTTTCTTCACTAACAAACCTTCCAGATTAAAAGTCAAAGTCTTCCCCATGGCCTATAAAGCCCTCTAAAAACTACCCTTTCTCTTacctctctggcctcatctcTTACTCTACTCTTCATTAACTCTACTCCATCCACCCTggcttccttgctgttcctccaaCAAGCCAGGCACGCTCCCATCTTGGGGCATTTGCAatggctgttctctctgcctggaatgctcctccAGATGGCCACATAGCTCATTCCCTTACCTTCTTCAGGCCTTTCTGCTCTTCCTGGCTCACCCTATTTAAAAATGCAGCTtccgggacttccccggtggcacagtggttaagaatccacctgccaatgcaggggacacgggttcgagccctggtccgggaagatcccacatgccgcggagcaactaagcccgtgcgccacaactactgagcatgcgctctagagtccgtgagccacaactactgagcccacgcgccacaactactgaagcccgtgtgccacaactactgaagcccatgcgcctagagcctgtgctccgcaacaagagaagccactgcaatgagaagcccgcccaccactacgaagagcagcccccaatcgccgcaactagagaaagcccgggagcagcaatgaagacccaacgcagccataaattaattaatttttaaaaatgcagcttCCATCCTGGCATGCGTAAGCATATATCGCCTTCTAATTTACtgtgtattttacatattttgcttAAATATGTCTCTCCTCACTAGAACGTAAACTCCATAAGTGCAGAGAGtgttatctgttttgttcactgcagtAGCCCAAGCACCCAGAATAATATCTGGAAATAGAAGGCACTTAGTAAATAGTTGTTGCATGAATAAATCGCATCAGCCTCAGCCATGTTACCTAAAATATCCCTTACTaagctcccctccccactccctccaagTTGTTAACTCCGCCTCTTTTCTTCAGcctcaacaacaaaacaataactAGCACTTACttagtgcttaccatgtgccactTAGCTACGTGCTGTGTTTTCAAATActgactcatttaatccacatAATAACCCTATGAGATAAGTACTAGAACTAgtcccattttagaggtgagaaaaccgaggcacagaaagATCACAAGATAGTAAACTGCACATCTGGGAGTCGAACCGAGACAATGAACCTCCAGAGCTCCTGCTCGGATCAACCGCAAAGCCGATAGGTAACACAAAGCCCCGCCCCTAGTCCTTAACCCCGCCTCCTGGTCCCGGTACCCAGGGCAGCTTCCCAACCCCGCCCCCGCAGGAAAGCCCCGCCCCATGCCCCCGCCCCGCTTACCTTCCTGCAGGCTGAGGCTCCTGGCCGCAGGTGAGTCCTCACGCAGCTCGCGGACGAAGATTCCCTCCTTGCCGCCGCCGGCTACGTTGATGCCGCTGACCCCGGTCTGCGCCTCCGTCTCCACGATGATCTCCACCAACTCCGCCCGCCTCAGCTCCTGCGGAGGGCGGCGAGGGGTCGCCATGGTGCGCTAGGGCGGGACCTCGCCCAGAGCCCGCCATTGAGCTTAAAAGCGGCTCCTAACCGGGTCCTCAGGGCACAGGCGCCTCGGCGGGGCTCAGGCAGGTTGTGCGggcccaccctctccagcatctcccCTTTAAGTGAGCACGAGGGCCGCTCGCTCAGTGAGACCCCGCGAAAGGGTTCAACAGCTCTCGAGGCTCACAGGCCTGGTGGAGCCCCAAATTCCGCTGTCGGGAGAGGCGGGGCACGGGGCGGTGTTGTAgaggaggggcggggtggggaagcCAGAGGAACCTGAGTGGTGACTGAGAGGCGGGCCTGATATGAGGGCGGGACTGtgcctcccccccgccccaaggGGCGTGGCCAGTTCGGGGGCGGGGCTAGTGTTGGAGCATTTGCGGATAGAGGACGGTTGCCTGCGAGGAGCGGCGAAAGATAGACGGGTGCGGCTAGAGTGTAACCGTGGAGGTGCGGAGGGGACCCATAGTCTGTGGACGGG
This region of Balaenoptera acutorostrata chromosome 19, mBalAcu1.1, whole genome shotgun sequence genomic DNA includes:
- the PRX gene encoding periaxin isoform X2, with product MEARSRSAEELRRAELVEIIVETEAQTGVSGINVAGGGKEGIFVRELREDSPAARSLSLQEGDQLLSARVFFENFKYEDALRLLQCAEPYKVSFCLKRTVPTGDLALRPGTVAGYEIKGPRAKVAKLNIQSLSPVKKKKMVVPGALGVPADLAPVDVEFSFPKFSRLRRGLKAEAVKGPVPAAPTRRRLQLPRLRVREVAEEAQVARLAAAAPPPRKAKAEAEVAAGARFTAPQVELVGPRLPGAEVGVPQVAAPKGPGEVAPAAEVVSGFALHLPTLGLGAPAAPAVEPAAGGIQVPQVELPTLPSLPTLPTLPCLETRERAAAVTVPTLDVAAPTVEVDLALPGAEVEARAEAPEVALKMPRLSFPRFGARAKEVAEAKVAKGSPEARVKGPKLRMPSFGLSLLEPRPAVPEAVESKLKLPTIKMPSFGIGVSPPEVKVPKGPEVKLPKAPDVKVPKMPEAALPDVRLPEVELPKVSEMKLPKVPEMAVPEVRLPEVQLPKVPEVKLPKVPEMAVPEVQLPEVQLPKVPELKLPKVPEMKCPEMKLPKVPEMAVPEVRLPEVQLPKVSEMKLPKLPEMVVPDVHLPEVQLPKVSEMKVPDVKLPEMKLPKVPEMAVPEVRLPEVELPKVSEIKLPKLPEMVVPDVHLPEVQLPKVSEMRLPEVQAPKVPDVHLPKAPEVKLPKAPEVQLKAARAEEAEGVEFGFKMSKMTMPKLGRAESPSRGKPGEAGAEVLGKLVTLPSLKPEMGSEARVGVPSLTLPSVELDLPGAFGLEGQVPAADVGKVEQSEAPGVVAGVGEMAFWLPSVEIVTPQLPTVEVEEGQAEVTEVKVKPSSKFSLPKFGLSGPKVTKAEAEGAGRAAKLKVSKFAISLPKARVGTEVEARGTGEAGLLPALDLSIPQLSLDSHLPTGKVEVAGTDAKLKGPRFGLPKFGVRGRDSEAGELVPGAAELEGKSRGWDARVKMPKLKMPSFGLARGKEAEIQGGRVSPGEKPESTAVQLKIPEVELVTLGAQEEGQMSATRQVGTEGQDGGPRGPLCISLPQVELPSFGEAGLGATPGQQAKSAPPPAESTPGYRIQVPQVTLSLPGAQVVGGELLVGEGVFKTPAVTVPQLELDVGLSREAQVREAATGEGGLRLKMPTLGARDAAGGEGPRDQPPGAERTFHLSLPDVELSPPAVGSHAEYQVSEGEGDAGHKLKVRLPRFGLARAKEGAEEAEKAKNPKLRLPRVGFSQSEAAGGEGSPSPEEEEEEGCGEGASGRRGRVRVRLPRVSLTTPSKASRGQEGEAAPKSPGGEKSPKFRFPRVSLSPKAQEEGGFRVRLPNVGFSETGPPGPVRMEGPQAAVI
- the PRX gene encoding periaxin isoform X1, yielding MWGYLCSLCRPPGPEPRTQEAQGAGGDPEAARAQRKGASPADDCAPPQAGLLLGGGACSQAVAQRQLLHAELKLVLQQKGERKQEPGAQVTPSSAMEARSRSAEELRRAELVEIIVETEAQTGVSGINVAGGGKEGIFVRELREDSPAARSLSLQEGDQLLSARVFFENFKYEDALRLLQCAEPYKVSFCLKRTVPTGDLALRPGTVAGYEIKGPRAKVAKLNIQSLSPVKKKKMVVPGALGVPADLAPVDVEFSFPKFSRLRRGLKAEAVKGPVPAAPTRRRLQLPRLRVREVAEEAQVARLAAAAPPPRKAKAEAEVAAGARFTAPQVELVGPRLPGAEVGVPQVAAPKGPGEVAPAAEVVSGFALHLPTLGLGAPAAPAVEPAAGGIQVPQVELPTLPSLPTLPTLPCLETRERAAAVTVPTLDVAAPTVEVDLALPGAEVEARAEAPEVALKMPRLSFPRFGARAKEVAEAKVAKGSPEARVKGPKLRMPSFGLSLLEPRPAVPEAVESKLKLPTIKMPSFGIGVSPPEVKVPKGPEVKLPKAPDVKVPKMPEAALPDVRLPEVELPKVSEMKLPKVPEMAVPEVRLPEVQLPKVPEVKLPKVPEMAVPEVQLPEVQLPKVPELKLPKVPEMKCPEMKLPKVPEMAVPEVRLPEVQLPKVSEMKLPKLPEMVVPDVHLPEVQLPKVSEMKVPDVKLPEMKLPKVPEMAVPEVRLPEVELPKVSEIKLPKLPEMVVPDVHLPEVQLPKVSEMRLPEVQAPKVPDVHLPKAPEVKLPKAPEVQLKAARAEEAEGVEFGFKMSKMTMPKLGRAESPSRGKPGEAGAEVLGKLVTLPSLKPEMGSEARVGVPSLTLPSVELDLPGAFGLEGQVPAADVGKVEQSEAPGVVAGVGEMAFWLPSVEIVTPQLPTVEVEEGQAEVTEVKVKPSSKFSLPKFGLSGPKVTKAEAEGAGRAAKLKVSKFAISLPKARVGTEVEARGTGEAGLLPALDLSIPQLSLDSHLPTGKVEVAGTDAKLKGPRFGLPKFGVRGRDSEAGELVPGAAELEGKSRGWDARVKMPKLKMPSFGLARGKEAEIQGGRVSPGEKPESTAVQLKIPEVELVTLGAQEEGQMSATRQVGTEGQDGGPRGPLCISLPQVELPSFGEAGLGATPGQQAKSAPPPAESTPGYRIQVPQVTLSLPGAQVVGGELLVGEGVFKTPAVTVPQLELDVGLSREAQVREAATGEGGLRLKMPTLGARDAAGGEGPRDQPPGAERTFHLSLPDVELSPPAVGSHAEYQVSEGEGDAGHKLKVRLPRFGLARAKEGAEEAEKAKNPKLRLPRVGFSQSEAAGGEGSPSPEEEEEEGCGEGASGRRGRVRVRLPRVSLTTPSKASRGQEGEAAPKSPGGEKSPKFRFPRVSLSPKAQEEGGFRVRLPNVGFSETGPPGPVRMEGPQAAVI